A single window of Labrus mixtus chromosome 23, fLabMix1.1, whole genome shotgun sequence DNA harbors:
- the LOC132958144 gene encoding prostaglandin reductase 1-like isoform X2, giving the protein MVQAKTWVLIKHFDGFPKNSNFELKVEELPEPKDGEVLLEAVFLSVDPYMRPFSAFRMKEGDVMIGTQVAKVIQSKNPAFPVGSHVVSRSGWRTHSVSDGTDLVPVMPEWPQDVSLSLALGSIGMPGLTALYGIEEVLGLQKGETLLVNAAAGAVGSVVGQIAKIKGCKVVGSAGSDAKVAFLKELGFDEAFNYKTVDSLEEALKKASPEGYDCFFENVGGASSSVTLQQMKDFGRIAVCGTISTYNDTNPQTGPYPHFAMIVKQLKMEGFMQSRWEHKHPESIKRLMGWLKEGKLQFREHITKGFENMPAAFMGLLQGENIGKAVVAV; this is encoded by the exons ATGGTCCAAGCTAAGACATGGGTCCTCATCAAGCACTTTGACGGCTTCCCGAAGAATAGCAACTTTGAGCTCAAAGTGGAGGAGCTCCCTGAGCCCAAAGATGGAG AGGTTCTTTTGGAAGCCGTGTTTCTTAGTGTCGACCCGTATATGAG GCCCTTCAGTGCATTTCGCATGAAAGAGGGCGACGTGATGATTGGAACTCAAGTTGCCAA agtGATTCAAAGTAAGAACCCAGCGTTTCCTGTGGGGAGCCATGTTGTCAGCCGCAGCGGCTGGAGAACCCACTCAGTCAGTGACGGGACAGACCTCGTTCCTGTAATGCCCGAATGGCCACAGGACGTGTCCCTGTCCCTGGCTCTGGGTTCCATTGGCATGCCGGG TCTGACAGCTCTCTACGGGATAGAAGAAGTGTTGGGTCTCCAGAAAGGTGAAACCCTGCTTGTGAACGCTGCAGCCGGGGCGGTGGGCTCCGTGGTTGGCCAGATTGCGAAGATCAAAGGCTGCAAGGTGGTCGGCTCAGCAGGATCTGATGCCAAGGTGGCTTTCCTCAAAGAACTGGGCTTCGACGAGGCCTTCAACTACAAGACTGTTGATTCCCTGGAGGAGGCTCTGAAGAAGGCGTCTCCGGAGGGATACGACTGCTTCTTTGAAAAT GTTGGAGGGGCTTCTTCAAGCGTTACCTTGCAACAAATGAAGGACTTTGGAAGAATAGCAGTTTGTGGAACCATTTCTACATACAATGACACCAACCCCCAAACAG GCCCATACCCCCACTTTGCCATGATCGTCAAACAGCTAAAGATGGAGGGCTTCATGCAGAGCAGGTGGGAGCACAAGCATCCTGAGTCCATCAAGAGGCTGATGGGATGGTTAAAGGAG GGCAAGCTGCAGTTTCGGGAGCACATCACAAAAGGCTTTGAAAACATGCCAGCTGCTTTTATGGGGTTGCTGCAAGGAGAAAATATCGGCAAGGCTGTTGTTGCAGTGTGA
- the LOC132958374 gene encoding thioredoxin-like: MVREVENMEDFKNILKEAGDKLVVVDFTATWCGPCQQIGPKFVEESKKPENKNVIFLKVDVDEADDVSVHCGIQSMPTFQFYKNGMKLDEFSGANAAMLVKKIQDHRT, encoded by the exons ATGGTTCGCGAAGTAGAAAATATG GAGGATTTCAAAAACATCCTGAAGGAGGCTGGAGACAAGCTGGTGGTGGTGGACTTCACTGCCACGTGGTGTGGCCCCTGTCAACAGATCGGCCCAAAGTTTGTT GAAGAGTCgaaaaaacctgaaaacaagAATGTGATTTTCCTGAAGGTGGACGTGGATGAGGCTGAc GATGTGAGTGTACATTGTGGAATTCAGTCCATGCCAACATTCCAATTTTACAAGAATGGCATGAAG CTCGACGAGTTCTCCGGGGCTAATGCCGCCATGCTGGTCAAGAAAATCCAAGATCACAGAACATAA
- the LOC132958145 gene encoding thioredoxin-like codes for MVREVENLEDFQNILKEAGDKLVVVDFTATWCGPCKQIGPKFVEESKKPENKNVIFLKVDVDEAEDVSGHCKISCMPTFQFYKNGVKIDEFSGANAAQLIEKTQAHRT; via the exons ATGGTTCGCGAAGTAGAAAATCTG GAGGATTTCCAAAACATCCTGAAGGAGGCTGGAGACAAGCTGGTGGTGGTGGACTTCACTGCCACGTGGTGTGGCCCCTGTAAACAGATCGGCCCAAAGTTTGTT GAAGAGTCgaaaaaacctgaaaacaagAATGTGATTTTCCTGAAGGTGGACGTGGATGAGGCTgag GATGTGAGTGGACATTGTAAAATCTCGTGCATGCCAACATTCCAATTTTACAAGAATGGCGTGAAG ATCGACGAGTTCTCCGGGGCTAATGCCGCCCAACTGATTGAGAAAACCCAAGCTCACAGAACATAA
- the LOC132958144 gene encoding prostaglandin reductase 1-like isoform X1: MVQAKTWVLIKHFDGFPKNSNFELKVEELPEPKDGGRKMSMSDSTFNEPSCTYILLFRISFVLEVLLEAVFLSVDPYMRPFSAFRMKEGDVMIGTQVAKVIQSKNPAFPVGSHVVSRSGWRTHSVSDGTDLVPVMPEWPQDVSLSLALGSIGMPGLTALYGIEEVLGLQKGETLLVNAAAGAVGSVVGQIAKIKGCKVVGSAGSDAKVAFLKELGFDEAFNYKTVDSLEEALKKASPEGYDCFFENVGGASSSVTLQQMKDFGRIAVCGTISTYNDTNPQTGPYPHFAMIVKQLKMEGFMQSRWEHKHPESIKRLMGWLKEGKLQFREHITKGFENMPAAFMGLLQGENIGKAVVAV, translated from the exons ATGGTCCAAGCTAAGACATGGGTCCTCATCAAGCACTTTGACGGCTTCCCGAAGAATAGCAACTTTGAGCTCAAAGTGGAGGAGCTCCCTGAGCCCAAAGATGGAGGTAGGAAGATGTCTATGTCTGATTCCACTTTCAATGAGCCATCATGCACCTACATATTGTTGTTTCGTATCTCTTTTGTTTTAGAGGTTCTTTTGGAAGCCGTGTTTCTTAGTGTCGACCCGTATATGAG GCCCTTCAGTGCATTTCGCATGAAAGAGGGCGACGTGATGATTGGAACTCAAGTTGCCAA agtGATTCAAAGTAAGAACCCAGCGTTTCCTGTGGGGAGCCATGTTGTCAGCCGCAGCGGCTGGAGAACCCACTCAGTCAGTGACGGGACAGACCTCGTTCCTGTAATGCCCGAATGGCCACAGGACGTGTCCCTGTCCCTGGCTCTGGGTTCCATTGGCATGCCGGG TCTGACAGCTCTCTACGGGATAGAAGAAGTGTTGGGTCTCCAGAAAGGTGAAACCCTGCTTGTGAACGCTGCAGCCGGGGCGGTGGGCTCCGTGGTTGGCCAGATTGCGAAGATCAAAGGCTGCAAGGTGGTCGGCTCAGCAGGATCTGATGCCAAGGTGGCTTTCCTCAAAGAACTGGGCTTCGACGAGGCCTTCAACTACAAGACTGTTGATTCCCTGGAGGAGGCTCTGAAGAAGGCGTCTCCGGAGGGATACGACTGCTTCTTTGAAAAT GTTGGAGGGGCTTCTTCAAGCGTTACCTTGCAACAAATGAAGGACTTTGGAAGAATAGCAGTTTGTGGAACCATTTCTACATACAATGACACCAACCCCCAAACAG GCCCATACCCCCACTTTGCCATGATCGTCAAACAGCTAAAGATGGAGGGCTTCATGCAGAGCAGGTGGGAGCACAAGCATCCTGAGTCCATCAAGAGGCTGATGGGATGGTTAAAGGAG GGCAAGCTGCAGTTTCGGGAGCACATCACAAAAGGCTTTGAAAACATGCCAGCTGCTTTTATGGGGTTGCTGCAAGGAGAAAATATCGGCAAGGCTGTTGTTGCAGTGTGA
- the haus3 gene encoding HAUS augmin-like complex subunit 3, whose protein sequence is MLDGGQFVEALGRLGYPGASSLKGAEFDWLFDCAPENLHFLRFVCRTLNRSNVLTTEEAQAFKELRKSGRPILDEAALGEVLKTIGPSDRSSANILGPSYSSSSSVFAAEGDVATEDLEAELQALRKEKDLKQRRYNRLQVVATSRADVDLRLSAELESATCKLKDTSASIGAENAGTNALLQDLTEEVCKLASYLPGLEAKQKGKGETADASNLSLSKHPAVLISQMSLDPYLHQEELNTKTLTAFTQKHFFQGISDIVETSCSERFQLLDLSSCEDGEEEGKEHEDGERDVRVVERRRTEMARLQWSHIVAQHQLMQATAEEKSLKVGLDWLSEKSCHTKSISTSSSLHVREVVSRKELQAVEAELEALLHGPVPAALRESARLLNVPVVRGDLDLQVARQEYYTSRQNQVRDYLLRQKASFDLVHLAQEMEHRRWRTCFKQLEDVNSRLTEEGEAATLRIESLAHPDLAINHRPNPIISSKDSAFSRLLQILDHDSDHSRSEPFRTYEALDQAAHDLAGNLQVTREALAGAGREQHYTAARLYNDCEALHRAMYTELQQLVLRAQVRQTASTDQEQLCPNAQELTSKLVDAESQLQSLQHVMQEIMGEVKSKRSQLERNANLRRERDLYVYFHLDARLLKKIVEDVEGKMTAKRGQQ, encoded by the exons ATGTTAGACGGTGGCCAGTTTGTGGAAGCCCTGGGCCGTCTAGGTTATCCTGGTGCATCGTCATTGAAGGGGGCTGAGTTTGACTGGCTGTTTGACTGTGCCCCGGAGAACCTTCACTTCTTGCGTTTCGTCTGTCGGACCCTCAACCGGAGCAATGTTCTCACCACAGAGGAGGCACAGGCTTTTAAGGAGCTACGGAAATCCGGAAGGCCAATTCTGGATGAAGCAGCGTTGGGCGAGGTCCTGAAGACCATCGGTCCTTCAGACAGAAGCAGTGCCAACATATTAGGGCCCTCTtattcatcctcatcctcagtgTTTGCAGCAGAAGGGGATGTGGCCACAGAGGACTTAGAAGCAGAACTTCAGGCTCTGCGTAAAGAGAAAGACCTGAAGCAAAGACGCTATAACAGGTTGCAGGTTGTAGCCACCTCCCGTGCAGATGTTGACCTGCGACTTTCAGCAGAGCTTGAGAGTGCTACATGCAAGCTAAAGGACACCAGTGCTTCCATCGGAGCTGAGAATGCTGGCACCAATGCGCTGTTACAAGACCTTACAGAAGAGGTGTGCAAGCTTGCTTCATACCTTCCAGGTCTGGAAGCCAAGCAAAAAGGAAAGGGAGAAACTGCAGACGCATCAAACCTTTCTCTCTCCAAACACCCTGCTGTGCTGATCTCTCAGATGTCTTTGGATCCCTACCTGCATCAGGAGGAGCTCAACACGAAAACACTCACTGCCTTCACACAGAAGCATTTCTTTCAGGGGATCTCTGACATTGTTGAGACTTCCTGCTCTGAGCGCTTTCAGTTGCTTGACCTCAGTTCTTGTGAagatggagaagaggaaggaaaggagcatgaggatggagagagggacGTGAGGGTGGTGGAGCGGAGGAGGACAGAAATGGCCAGACTTCAATGGTCTCATATTGTGGCTCAGCACCAACTGATGCAGGCCACAGCTGAGGAGAAAAGTCTCAAAGTTGGACTGGACTGGCTCTCTGAGAAGTCCTGTCATACAAAG AGCATCTCAACCTCCTCCTCACTGCATGTCCGTGAGGTTGTGTCCCGGAAGGAGCTGCAGGCAGTGGAGGCTGAGCTGGAGGCTCTGCTCCATGGACCTGTACCTGCGGCCCTTAGGGAGTCAGCCAGGCTGCTTAATGTGCCTGTAGTGAGGGGAGACCTGGACCTGCAAGTTGCAAGACAGGAATACTACACCTCCAGACAGAATCAG GTACGTGACTACCTACTCCGCCAGAAGGCCTCCTTTGACCTGGTACACCTGGCTCAGGAGATGGAGCATAGGAGGTGGCGGACGTGTTTTAAGCAGCTGGAAGATGTTAACAGCAGACTGACAGAAGAAGGTGAAGCTGCAACCCTGAGAATTGAGTCCCTTGCACACCCTGACCTTGCTATCAACCACAGGCCCAACCCTATCATCAGCTCCAAGGATTCAGCCTTCAGCAG ACTGCTCCAGATCCTTGACCATGATTCAGACCACAGTCGATCAGAGCCCTTTCGGACATATGAAGCACTGGACCAGGCTGCTCACGACCTTGCAGGAAACCTCCAAGTGACCAGAGAGGCTCTGGCAGGCGCCGGCCGTGAGCAACACTACACAGCTGCTCGACTCTACAACGACTGTGAGGCGCTCCACAGGGCCATGTACACCGAGCTCCAGCAGCTGGTCTTACGGGCGCAGGTACGTCAAACGGCCTCCACTGACCAGGAGCAGCTCTGTCCCAATGCACAG GAGCTAACCTCAAAACTTGTGGACGCAGAGTCCCAGCTGCAGAGTTTGCAGCATGTAATGCAAGAAATCATGGGGGAAGTCAAATCTAAGCGTTCCCAGCTGGAGCGCAATGCCAACCTCAGGCGGGAGAGGGATTTATATGTCTACTTCCACTTGGATGCACGGCTACTGAAGAAAATAGTGGAGGATGTGGAGGGCAAAATGACTGCAAAGAGAgggcagcagtaa